A region of Planktomarina temperata RCA23 DNA encodes the following proteins:
- a CDS encoding GIY-YIG nuclease family protein, giving the protein MSVDKSNESLIYMAQSKLNRKEIYIGKTHQDIERRREQHEEAALKRDGTKFHGALLNVGFANWDWQVIAKCPIDEEYEIEQEYIAKFKAEGVDLLNTTHNKQKVSTKPQSKLVNKNLANNKTPGPVKSDMGKLFLREAGKIKPVINLTTKKIFESVTEAAKLENLPKSTIKLSCETGKMLKDRTRYAYLDLSDQPVLFEGHHQEIYVGSKTKKVKNLTTGKVFDSLNEAAEAYDLSVSALQGNASGEYTTLKNKWVFCYLDANGSELRTERHEKGLEKLKSIDVTKYIAWHIDDLTCKEPHYFKSLDEIYNKLNLRSKSHIKGVCDGARSHTEKWRIAYFDNEKQEPILTQRHKEKAKKIVRKIICLDDKKIFKNASEAGSSYQVIANQIGLCAKGVLKSVTSKGQKLRFAYLDDNNEPILTDMHHEPLGWRGKYRVLHIQTGKKYNSLKAFCDETGVSQKRAKRYIEDKTIDLLGHEFVILE; this is encoded by the coding sequence ATGTCTGTTGATAAATCAAATGAGTCCCTCATTTATATGGCACAAAGTAAACTAAACCGTAAAGAAATTTATATCGGGAAAACCCATCAAGATATTGAGAGGCGGAGAGAACAGCATGAAGAAGCTGCCCTCAAGAGGGATGGAACTAAATTTCATGGTGCTCTGCTGAACGTTGGTTTTGCTAACTGGGATTGGCAGGTGATTGCTAAATGTCCAATAGATGAAGAGTATGAAATTGAACAAGAGTATATAGCAAAATTTAAAGCCGAGGGTGTTGATCTACTCAACACAACGCACAATAAACAAAAAGTAAGTACCAAACCTCAATCTAAATTAGTAAATAAAAACCTTGCCAACAATAAAACCCCCGGACCTGTAAAAAGTGATATGGGAAAGCTTTTTCTTAGAGAGGCAGGCAAAATTAAACCAGTGATAAACCTTACAACAAAGAAAATCTTTGAGAGCGTTACTGAAGCTGCCAAATTAGAAAACCTACCCAAATCAACAATAAAGTTAAGTTGTGAAACAGGAAAAATGCTTAAAGACAGGACTAGATATGCGTATCTTGATTTATCAGACCAGCCCGTATTGTTTGAAGGACACCACCAAGAAATCTATGTTGGATCAAAAACGAAAAAGGTGAAGAACCTCACTACAGGGAAGGTTTTTGATAGCCTTAATGAAGCAGCGGAAGCTTATGATTTATCGGTAAGCGCACTACAAGGAAATGCCAGTGGCGAATACACGACACTCAAAAATAAGTGGGTCTTTTGCTACCTTGATGCGAATGGCAGTGAACTAAGAACAGAGCGTCATGAAAAAGGGTTGGAAAAATTAAAAAGTATTGATGTGACAAAGTACATTGCGTGGCACATAGACGATTTGACTTGCAAAGAACCTCATTACTTTAAAAGTCTGGATGAAATTTATAACAAACTCAACCTCCGCTCAAAATCACATATCAAGGGAGTATGTGATGGTGCGAGGTCACACACTGAGAAATGGCGGATTGCGTATTTTGACAACGAAAAACAAGAACCAATACTTACTCAGAGGCATAAGGAAAAAGCAAAAAAAATTGTACGGAAGATTATTTGTTTAGACGACAAAAAAATATTTAAAAACGCTTCTGAAGCTGGATCGTCTTACCAAGTAATAGCAAATCAAATAGGCCTCTGCGCTAAAGGGGTTTTAAAATCTGTCACGTCAAAAGGGCAAAAATTGAGGTTTGCCTATTTAGATGACAATAATGAGCCAATACTTACGGACATGCATCACGAACCTCTAGGCTGGAGAGGTAAATACAGAGTTTTACACATACAGACAGGCAAGAAATATAATTCCTTGAAGGCCTTTTGTGATGAAACTGGTGTTTCACAAAAAAGAGCTAAAAGATATATCGAAGATAAGACCATTGATTTGCTCGGACACGAATTTGTTATCTTAGAGTGA
- a CDS encoding recombinase family protein: protein MLIGLARTSTLEQVAGLEAQIRDLGAYGCERIFKEQVSSVAEREQLEAALSMLRTGDKLVTTRLDRLARSVQHLGQIIERINSAGASLVILDMGGTAVDTSNPTGKLILNVMSSVAQFEREMMLERQREGIAKAKAEGKYKGRKPTARAKTDMVKLALDEGVSKAQICRDLQISKTSLYRIISAIRA, encoded by the coding sequence ATGCTTATTGGGTTAGCGAGAACATCTACTCTTGAACAAGTTGCAGGGCTTGAAGCGCAGATACGTGACTTAGGAGCGTATGGCTGTGAGCGTATCTTTAAAGAGCAAGTCTCATCTGTTGCAGAGCGTGAGCAACTGGAAGCTGCGCTCAGCATGTTACGCACTGGCGATAAACTTGTAACGACTAGGCTGGATCGGTTGGCTCGTTCCGTCCAACACCTTGGTCAGATCATTGAGCGTATCAACTCAGCAGGTGCATCACTGGTGATATTGGACATGGGTGGGACTGCTGTTGATACCTCCAACCCAACAGGAAAGCTCATACTAAATGTTATGTCCTCAGTCGCACAGTTTGAGAGGGAGATGATGCTTGAACGCCAACGTGAGGGTATCGCCAAAGCGAAGGCTGAGGGTAAATACAAAGGGCGCAAGCCAACTGCTCGTGCGAAGACTGATATGGTTAAGCTGGCGTTGGATGAGGGTGTCAGTAAAGCTCAGATCTGCAGGGACTTGCAGATAAGCAAGACAAGCTTATATCGCATCATTAGTGCGATAAGGGCTTAA